A single window of Microscilla marina ATCC 23134 DNA harbors:
- a CDS encoding helix-turn-helix domain-containing protein, translating into QTFGAGKDVSFQDWRDYLQQMINLGVFEIAYDQNLALKTAELGNQILAGAQKLLLSKPTEKTFAKAPAERPKSKKAVAKEGLFEALRTLRKQIADSQSIAPHIIFNDATLTEMSDNRPYTKADFLEVSGVTQTKMEQYGQTFINEIVRVSVAQYQAGATVKGASPLTTYQLYKQGLTPKEIVAERAKAEGKALNPVTVEGHLISLYKKGYSVDLMRFTNATAVSDIQQVLHQDLGEDGFKGIHEQFGGKYSYFEIRIAKPKKPNTFCIRLFCLRA; encoded by the coding sequence ATCAAACTTTTGGTGCAGGCAAAGACGTGAGTTTTCAGGACTGGCGTGATTACTTGCAGCAAATGATTAACCTGGGGGTATTTGAGATTGCCTACGACCAAAACCTTGCGTTGAAAACTGCAGAGTTGGGCAATCAAATATTGGCAGGAGCCCAAAAATTATTGTTGTCAAAACCGACCGAAAAAACGTTTGCAAAAGCACCTGCCGAAAGACCCAAATCGAAAAAGGCAGTGGCAAAAGAAGGGTTGTTTGAGGCATTAAGAACTTTGCGCAAGCAAATAGCCGATTCGCAGAGCATAGCCCCTCACATTATTTTTAATGATGCAACCTTGACCGAAATGAGCGATAACCGCCCTTACACCAAGGCTGATTTTTTGGAAGTTTCGGGGGTTACCCAAACCAAAATGGAGCAGTACGGACAAACTTTTATAAACGAAATAGTACGGGTATCAGTCGCGCAATATCAGGCAGGAGCTACAGTAAAAGGGGCATCACCTCTCACTACTTATCAATTGTATAAACAAGGGTTGACTCCTAAAGAGATTGTGGCCGAACGCGCCAAAGCTGAAGGCAAAGCCCTGAATCCGGTAACTGTAGAAGGACATTTGATTTCATTGTATAAAAAAGGGTATTCAGTAGATTTGATGAGGTTTACAAACGCCACCGCAGTGAGTGATATTCAGCAGGTACTACACCAAGACTTAGGTGAAGATGGTTTCAAGGGCATTCACGAACAGTTTGGTGGTAAATATTCTTATTTTGAGATTAGAATAGCTAAACCAAAAAAGCCGAATACGTTTTGTATTCGGCTTTTTTGCTTAAGAGCTTGA